A single Spartinivicinus poritis DNA region contains:
- a CDS encoding DUF4360 domain-containing protein, whose amino-acid sequence MTYIKKTFLVSAVFLITGTTVSAATFTDTSVHLDLAQVTIKNIQSSGTGCPNGTVSSTVAPDGKSFVLGFDEYIAEAGPGIPRRENRKVCNLTVLLKIPNGFAFTIADVNYRGYADLDRNVEAMQKSTYFFAGNPREASLQSNFKGPISEDYTISDRLGISSLVWSSCNATTPVVIKTQIKVDNKYARRNSGLITTDTIDGKLTHRYGLMFKKC is encoded by the coding sequence ATGACCTATATCAAAAAAACTTTCTTAGTATCTGCAGTATTTTTAATTACTGGCACAACTGTATCTGCAGCCACTTTCACTGATACCTCTGTGCATTTAGATTTAGCACAAGTGACCATCAAAAACATTCAAAGCTCTGGCACTGGATGCCCCAATGGCACAGTATCTAGTACCGTAGCACCTGATGGCAAGTCATTCGTACTAGGATTTGACGAGTATATTGCAGAAGCAGGCCCAGGTATTCCAAGACGTGAAAATCGTAAAGTTTGTAACTTAACTGTCTTACTCAAAATCCCTAATGGATTTGCTTTTACCATCGCAGATGTAAACTATCGTGGTTATGCAGATTTAGATCGCAATGTTGAAGCTATGCAAAAATCTACTTATTTCTTCGCTGGCAATCCTAGAGAAGCATCGCTACAATCTAATTTTAAAGGCCCAATATCAGAAGATTATACGATTAGTGACCGCTTAGGTATCAGTAGTTTAGTATGGTCTTCTTGTAATGCGACTACACCGGTTGTCATTAAAACTCAAATTAAAGTGGACAATAAGTATGCTAGAAGAAACAGTGGTTTAATTACCACTGATACTATCGATGGAAAATTAACTCATCGTTATGGCTTGATGTTTAAAAAATGCTAG